In Strigops habroptila isolate Jane unplaced genomic scaffold, bStrHab1.2.pri NW_022045635.1_ctg1, whole genome shotgun sequence, a single genomic region encodes these proteins:
- the LOC115603450 gene encoding uncharacterized protein LOC115603450, with product MDIGNLGDMDSGCPHVPLVSIMDIGNLGDMDPGVSMSLLCPSWTLGTLGTWIQDVPMSLMDIGNLGDMDPGVSMSLLCPSWTLGALEDMDPGCPQEPLVSPCPSWTLGTLGDMDPGVPMSFLCPPGTLGTLRVMDPGCPQDHLVSPCPSWTLGTRGDMDPGVSVSLLCPSWTLGALGDMDPRCPQDHLVSPCSLWEPLGTWIQVSLCPFCVLQGHWEPLGTWTLVSHVPSVSPRDTGNLGDMDPGCPQDPLVSPCSSWTLEPLGTWIQNVPMSLLCPSWTLETLGDMDPGCPQDLLVSPHSP from the exons ATGGACATTGGGAACCTTGGGGACATGGATTCAGgatgtccccatgtccctcttgtgtccATCATGGACATTGGGAACCTTGGGGACATGGATCCAGGTgtctccatgtccctcttgtgtccATCATGGACATTGGGAACCTTGGGGACATGGATTCAGgatgtccccatgtccctgatGGACATTGGGAACCTTGGGGACATGGATCCAGGTGTCTCCATGTCTCTTCTGTGTCCCTCGTGGACACTGGGAGCCCTTGAGGACATGGATCCAGGATGTCCCCAAGAACCTctggtgtccccatgtccctcatGGACATTGGGAACCCTTGGGGACATGGATCCAggtgtccccatgtccttcttgtgtcCCCCAGGGACACTGGGAACCCTCAGGGTCATGGATCCAGGATGTCCCCAAGACCATcttgtgtccccatgtccctcatGGACATTGGGAACCCGTGGGGACATGGATCCAGGTGTCTCCGTGTCTCTTCTGTGTCCCTCATGGACACTGGGAGCCCTCGGGGACATGGATCCAAGATGTCCCCAAGACCATCTGGTGTCCCCATGTTCCTTATGGGAGCCATTGGGGACATGGATCCAAGTGTCTCTGTGTCCTTTCTGTGTCCTCCAGGGACATTGGGAACCTTTGGGGACATGGACCTTGGTGTCCCATGTCCCTTCTGTGTCCCCTAGGGACACTGGGAACCTTGGGGACATGGATCCAGGATGTCCCCAAGACCCTCTGGTGTCCCCATGTTCCTCATGGACATTGGAACCCCTGGGGACATGGATCCAAaatgtccccatgtcccttcTGTGTCCCTCATGGACACTGGAAACCCTTGGGGACATGGATCCAGGATGTC CCCAAGACCTTCTTGTGTCCCCACATTCTCCTTAA